AGGTGATCGGCAGCGGCGTGCTGCGCGGATATAAAGACACGCGCTCGATCTTCTTTATCACCTTTATCGCCTATTGGGTGCTGGGTCTGCCGTGCGGCTACGTGCTGGCGTTAACCGATCTGGTGGTGGATCGCATGGGGCCTGCCGGGTTCTGGATGGGCTTTATCATCGGTCTGACCTCCGCAGCCATAATGATGATGTTGCGTATGCGCTTTCTGCAACGTCAGCCTTCGACGGTCATTTTGCAGCGCGCTGCACGATAAATCTCCGGTAGCCGCCCGCCGGCGGCTACTTTCTCCTCACTTTGCGCGGTAATGAAGCAATCGCGTGAAATCAGAGAGAAAAATGCATTTTCCCTCTTGCCACCTTGGGGCTGTGCCGCTAATATTCGTCCCCGTTGTCACCGACAACACGTTGCGTTCATAGCTCAGTTGGTTAGAGCACCACCTTGACATGGTGGGGGTCGTTGGTTCGAGTCCAATTGAACGCACCATTCTGCGTCTGTAGCTCAGTTGGTTAGAGCACCACCTTGACATGGTGGGGGTCGATGGTTCGAGTCCATTCAGACGCACCATTCTATTATCCCTCTGTAGTTCTCAAATTTTTAACCTGAAATCCTGCAATATCTTCAACGTAAACTGTTGCGTCGGATTAACGTATTTTTCCTTGCGTTTCCCATATCAGCCCAGACATGTTCAGGGGCAGCCAGCCCTTTTAAGTCTATTCAGAGTCTTGCAGGTTGAATGAGGGTAACGGTCAGGCCATTAACCAGAACATCAGGGTAAATGCAATGAATGCGGCGTTACCGCCGCATTGGCACACAATTCTGGCGTCAGCACAAAATATGCAGAACATCCCCTTCCGCCAGCATCGCGATGGCATCCAGCGTAATGCCGTCCACATCACTATACCGGTGGGATAACACCAGCGAGTTAAGCGCGCAGGATACGGGGGGCCGGGCAACGGGGACCTTCAACTGCTGAAGCGCAAGTTCGCCATATAAGACTCTCAGCGTCACGTCCTGCGCGCACAGATCCGCCGTTCCCCAGGCACTCCCAGTCGTCCAGAATAGCTGCTGTTCGCCGGGCTCGACCGGGTTAAGCGCCAACAATCGCTGCGGCGCAGAATAACGCAAACCACTCCATGCCAGCAGTAACCCAAAGCTGGAAAGCGAGCGGGCATAGTGACTGCCACACTCGAATTCATTCCAGGGATTACGCTTATACCCGTCATAACGGGTGCGGATCGAGCAGACGATATCCAGACCGGCCTGCACGCGCCCCTGGGCTATCATATGCGCGGCCGTCTGATATTCGAAGCCGGTCATCGTCTCCTGGGCATAGGGAACAGGAATACGCGGCGCCTCTGTCGGCCAGGCGCAGATCGCTACGCCCTGCTCATCATTAAGGGCGAAGATCCGGCACGGGTTAACGTGGTCGCGCATCCGGCGGAAGTTATATTTTTCAATCGCCCGTAGCGCGCTCCCAACCTCCTGCGGC
This region of Enterobacter cancerogenus genomic DNA includes:
- a CDS encoding GH116 family glycosyl hydrolase translates to MIRFAWDENNEDRWDPLRQGLITGRQHHTLDMELFGPNPWLSGLYLAALAAGVQIATVLGQDKDAALWQSVLDNGRSQLSTLFNGEYYQQRIDLTDREILASYWQPAEITWNNDHGDVYDFYWDNESQQLKYQLGDGCHIDQLMGQWLAELCLLDDIFPPQEVGSALRAIEKYNFRRMRDHVNPCRIFALNDEQGVAICAWPTEAPRIPVPYAQETMTGFEYQTAAHMIAQGRVQAGLDIVCSIRTRYDGYKRNPWNEFECGSHYARSLSSFGLLLAWSGLRYSAPQRLLALNPVEPGEQQLFWTTGSAWGTADLCAQDVTLRVLYGELALQQLKVPVARPPVSCALNSLVLSHRYSDVDGITLDAIAMLAEGDVLHILC